A single genomic interval of Haloterrigena salifodinae harbors:
- a CDS encoding DUF7836 family putative zinc-binding protein → MDETTVQLLCPECAKDWQISPGELPAAADMFHCPGCHASRRMSEFTRTDRDLQTLKQLG, encoded by the coding sequence ATGGACGAAACGACCGTGCAACTGTTGTGTCCAGAATGTGCGAAAGATTGGCAGATTTCTCCCGGCGAACTCCCCGCTGCCGCCGACATGTTTCACTGCCCCGGCTGTCACGCCTCGCGGCGGATGTCCGAGTTCACGCGAACTGATCGGGATCTCCAGACGTTGAAACAACTCGGCTAG
- a CDS encoding UPF0058 family protein, translating to MKKQELIHLHGLLAEVSNQCAEWDDCTIDLEEYESRGIRPTSIHKSKTDHKAAVFALAGGITKNMREGEQEAVAATAD from the coding sequence ATGAAGAAGCAGGAGCTCATTCACCTTCACGGCCTTCTCGCGGAGGTATCGAACCAGTGCGCGGAGTGGGATGACTGTACTATCGACCTCGAGGAGTACGAGTCGCGGGGTATCCGACCGACATCGATCCACAAGTCGAAAACTGATCACAAAGCTGCTGTCTTCGCACTCGCCGGGGGAATCACGAAGAACATGCGCGAGGGGGAGCAGGAAGCAGTCGCCGCTACTGCGGACTGA
- a CDS encoding DUF555 domain-containing protein: MDCRVVVEAAVPVFDVETPDEAIRIAISKTGEMLNPDLNYVEINMGERTSPSGEELPPAFIAADEALVALELEMTVFNVEREEHASRIARKEIGQLLENIPLEVVEVEELEEDEIDEESDTETEESSTAETDDEETDDDEEILPEFEDLVE; this comes from the coding sequence ATGGACTGCAGGGTTGTCGTCGAAGCCGCCGTGCCGGTGTTCGATGTGGAAACTCCGGACGAGGCGATTCGCATCGCCATTTCGAAGACGGGGGAGATGTTAAACCCTGACTTAAACTACGTCGAGATCAACATGGGCGAGCGCACCTCTCCATCGGGAGAGGAACTCCCGCCCGCCTTCATCGCGGCCGACGAGGCGCTGGTCGCGCTCGAACTGGAGATGACCGTCTTCAACGTCGAGCGCGAGGAACACGCCTCCCGCATCGCGCGAAAGGAGATCGGCCAACTCCTCGAGAACATCCCCCTCGAAGTCGTCGAGGTCGAGGAACTCGAGGAAGACGAGATCGACGAGGAGTCGGACACCGAGACGGAGGAGTCGTCGACCGCGGAGACCGATGACGAGGAGACCGACGACGACGAGGAGATCCTCCCCGAGTTCGAGGATCTGGTCGAGTAA
- a CDS encoding DNA-3-methyladenine glycosylase family protein, which translates to METGTIPVDELGGGLDLYRTLESGQSYLWRRSDGKMYGGSPAPEAWYYTVVDGEVVRVRRRGGPEGDPTAGVAADATTGRLEWESTTDAKPIVRRLLRLDDDLEAIVDAAPDDPLLREAYEAHRGMRLVDDPAFGCLISFICSTQMRVSRIHTMVSTLAREYGDAIEFDGETYHAFPTPTQLAAATEAELRDLGLGYRAPYVVRTAEMVADGEAHPEEARDLEYEAARECLTRFVGVGDKVADCVLLFSLGFDEAVPLDTWLKSAVEEYYPDCDRGSYAATSRAIRERLGGEYAGYAQTYIFHHLRTGE; encoded by the coding sequence ATGGAGACAGGGACGATTCCGGTCGACGAACTCGGGGGCGGTCTCGACCTGTACCGCACGCTCGAGAGCGGACAGAGCTACCTCTGGCGGCGCAGCGACGGCAAGATGTACGGCGGATCGCCGGCGCCGGAGGCGTGGTACTACACCGTCGTCGACGGAGAGGTAGTCCGCGTTCGCCGCCGCGGCGGCCCCGAGGGCGATCCGACCGCCGGCGTGGCGGCCGACGCGACGACCGGCCGCCTCGAGTGGGAGTCGACCACCGACGCTAAACCGATCGTCCGCCGGCTCCTGCGCCTGGACGACGACCTCGAGGCGATCGTCGACGCGGCGCCGGACGATCCCCTCCTCCGGGAGGCCTACGAGGCCCACCGCGGGATGCGACTAGTCGACGATCCGGCCTTCGGCTGCCTGATCTCGTTTATCTGCTCGACGCAGATGCGGGTCAGCCGGATCCACACGATGGTCTCGACGCTGGCCCGCGAGTATGGCGACGCGATCGAATTCGACGGCGAGACCTACCACGCGTTCCCCACGCCGACCCAACTCGCGGCGGCGACCGAGGCCGAACTGCGGGATCTGGGACTGGGCTACCGCGCCCCCTACGTCGTTCGCACGGCCGAGATGGTGGCCGACGGCGAGGCCCACCCCGAGGAAGCGCGGGACCTCGAGTACGAGGCCGCGCGGGAGTGCCTGACGCGGTTCGTCGGCGTCGGCGACAAGGTCGCCGACTGCGTGCTCCTGTTCTCGCTGGGGTTCGACGAGGCCGTTCCCCTCGACACGTGGCTCAAGTCGGCTGTCGAGGAGTACTACCCCGACTGCGACCGCGGCTCCTACGCCGCGACCTCGCGGGCGATCCGCGAGCGACTGGGCGGGGAGTACGCCGGATACGCCCAGACCTACATCTTCCACCACCTGCGGACCGGCGAGTGA
- a CDS encoding DUF3784 domain-containing protein, whose protein sequence is MVDGSILSLLAAAGFVGALGVAIKYFGMVRLIAGYDSGRVTDEEGPADFVGTNTLYVAGLLAIVAVVEYAEPLGDSDLVWIVFAVAVFGLTARMIRGARRYERPA, encoded by the coding sequence ATGGTCGACGGATCGATCCTCTCGCTGCTCGCGGCCGCCGGGTTCGTCGGCGCGCTCGGCGTCGCGATCAAGTACTTCGGGATGGTTCGGCTGATCGCGGGCTACGATTCCGGCCGCGTCACCGACGAGGAGGGTCCGGCGGACTTCGTCGGGACGAACACGCTGTACGTCGCTGGACTGCTGGCGATCGTCGCCGTCGTGGAGTACGCGGAACCCCTCGGTGACTCCGACCTCGTCTGGATCGTCTTCGCCGTCGCGGTGTTCGGTCTCACCGCTCGCATGATCCGCGGCGCTCGCCGGTACGAACGTCCGGCGTGA
- a CDS encoding acylphosphatase: protein MAGRTRAHVFVSGTVQGVYYRANTRDTARERGVDGWVKNLDDGRVEAIFEGPEDAVEGMIEWCHTGSPAADVEDVEVEYEEPQGEDGFEIQY from the coding sequence ATGGCAGGACGAACCCGCGCACACGTCTTCGTCTCTGGGACGGTACAGGGCGTCTACTACCGTGCGAATACTCGAGACACGGCCCGCGAGAGGGGCGTCGACGGCTGGGTGAAGAACTTGGACGACGGCCGCGTCGAGGCGATCTTCGAAGGGCCCGAGGACGCCGTCGAGGGGATGATCGAGTGGTGTCACACGGGCAGTCCCGCGGCCGACGTCGAGGACGTCGAGGTCGAGTACGAGGAGCCACAGGGCGAGGACGGCTTCGAAATTCAATACTGA
- a CDS encoding NAD(P)H-hydrate epimerase, which yields MITGERMGAVDENAAALGVPRKQLMESSGNAVARAVRDAAEPGARVAIVAGRGNNGGDAFVAARFLDGYDVTMLLLGRAANIGTDIARENWEALQRADYDAREVADSSGFELPKCDVVVDAMLGTGISGDLREPAATAAEAINAADATVVAVDVPSGFDADGGDHADNGVEADRVVTFHDAKPGLEDLDAEITVADIGIPAAAERYVGPGDVDLARPDTREGRPNIIGGGPYTGAPALAAQAALRASAELAFVAAPDSVAGEIQGYSEDLIVQSYESDVLTPEVADDLLETAEAYDNAVVIGPGLGTADETLEATRQFLSSYTGRAVVDADALEVVPEIETDATLVCTPNRGELARMGGPDTDDLAAAADEIESFAAELGHTVLAKGANDVITDGERTRISRSGTVGMKVGGTGDTLAGIVAALLEHAEPLDAAAAGAHVNGLAGERLAESQEYGFLASDMLAELPAVLWGGDDE from the coding sequence ATGATCACAGGCGAGCGAATGGGCGCCGTCGACGAGAACGCCGCGGCACTGGGCGTGCCGCGAAAGCAGTTGATGGAGTCGAGCGGGAACGCCGTCGCCCGCGCGGTCCGCGACGCCGCCGAACCGGGGGCTCGAGTCGCCATCGTCGCCGGCCGGGGCAACAACGGCGGGGACGCGTTCGTCGCCGCCCGCTTTCTAGATGGGTACGACGTCACGATGCTCCTGCTCGGCCGCGCCGCGAACATCGGCACGGACATCGCTCGCGAGAACTGGGAGGCCCTCCAGCGGGCCGACTACGACGCGCGGGAGGTCGCGGACTCGAGCGGGTTTGAACTCCCCAAGTGCGACGTCGTCGTGGACGCGATGCTGGGGACGGGGATCAGCGGCGACCTCCGGGAACCCGCGGCGACCGCAGCCGAAGCGATCAACGCCGCCGACGCGACCGTCGTGGCGGTCGACGTCCCCTCCGGCTTCGACGCCGACGGGGGCGACCACGCCGACAACGGCGTCGAGGCGGATCGCGTCGTCACGTTCCACGACGCGAAGCCGGGACTCGAGGACCTCGACGCGGAGATCACGGTCGCAGATATCGGTATCCCGGCCGCGGCCGAACGGTACGTCGGACCCGGCGACGTCGACCTCGCGCGACCCGACACTCGCGAGGGACGGCCGAATATCATCGGCGGGGGCCCCTACACCGGCGCGCCGGCGCTGGCGGCCCAGGCCGCCCTGCGGGCCAGCGCGGAGCTCGCCTTCGTCGCGGCTCCCGACTCCGTCGCCGGCGAGATCCAGGGGTACAGCGAGGATCTGATCGTCCAGTCGTACGAGAGTGACGTCCTCACGCCCGAGGTGGCCGACGACCTCCTCGAGACGGCCGAAGCGTACGACAACGCCGTCGTCATCGGCCCTGGCCTCGGCACCGCCGACGAAACCCTCGAGGCGACCCGCCAGTTCCTCTCCTCGTACACCGGCCGGGCGGTCGTCGACGCGGACGCCCTTGAGGTCGTCCCGGAGATCGAGACCGACGCGACGCTGGTCTGTACGCCCAACCGCGGCGAACTCGCGCGGATGGGGGGCCCGGACACCGACGACCTGGCAGCGGCGGCCGACGAGATCGAGTCGTTCGCGGCCGAACTCGGTCACACCGTCCTCGCGAAGGGGGCAAACGACGTAATCACCGACGGCGAGCGCACGCGGATCAGTCGCTCGGGCACCGTCGGCATGAAGGTCGGCGGCACCGGCGACACGCTCGCCGGCATCGTCGCCGCCCTGCTCGAGCACGCCGAGCCCCTCGACGCCGCCGCGGCGGGGGCCCACGTCAACGGGCTCGCGGGCGAGCGCCTCGCGGAGAGTCAGGAGTACGGGTTCCTCGCGTCCGATATGCTCGCGGAACTGCCCGCAGTGCTCTGGGGTGGTGACGATGAGTGA
- the moaC gene encoding cyclic pyranopterin monophosphate synthase MoaC, giving the protein MSEDPSPAADSNTDPRTDADDLTHTTDEGDVQMVDVGDKPDSERRAVAAGEIRLQSSTIEAIRDDQIGKGDVLATARVGAIQAVKHTWETIPMCHQIPITNVDTEFSLSEDRVELEVAVETTGKTGCEMEALEGVTTGLNVVWDMVKAVEKDDEGQYPETGIENVRVVTKEKHRK; this is encoded by the coding sequence ATGAGTGAGGATCCGTCTCCCGCCGCGGACTCGAACACGGATCCGCGGACCGACGCCGACGACCTCACCCACACCACCGACGAGGGCGACGTCCAGATGGTCGACGTCGGCGACAAGCCCGACAGCGAGCGCCGCGCGGTCGCGGCCGGAGAGATCCGCCTCCAGTCCTCGACGATCGAGGCGATCCGTGACGACCAGATCGGGAAGGGCGACGTGCTCGCGACCGCCCGCGTCGGCGCGATTCAGGCCGTCAAGCACACCTGGGAGACGATCCCGATGTGCCACCAGATTCCGATCACTAACGTCGACACCGAGTTCTCGCTTTCGGAGGATCGAGTCGAACTCGAGGTCGCCGTCGAGACCACCGGCAAGACGGGTTGCGAGATGGAAGCCCTCGAGGGCGTCACGACCGGCCTCAACGTCGTCTGGGACATGGTCAAGGCCGTCGAGAAGGACGACGAGGGGCAGTATCCCGAGACGGGGATCGAGAACGTCCGGGTCGTGACTAAGGAAAAGCACCGAAAGTGA
- a CDS encoding NAD(P)H-dependent flavin oxidoreductase, with protein sequence MALRTPLCDALEIEYPIVQAPIGSATTPELAAAVSNAGGLGQLAVTWRDLEETREAIRETRERTDRPFAVNLALDDATTVVDTDSHLEAVLEAGAPIVSFSFGDAAPYVDRIHDTGGTVLQTVGSADAARKAVEAGVDGVVTQGLEAGGHVQSEIATTALVPRVADAVGDTVPIVAAGGIANGRGVAAALALGADGAWLGTRFVACEEANVHETYRRRLRESDETDTAYTTLYDKGWPGMPHRVLENETLEHWRAAGEPPAGERPGEDDVVARTHDGDGSPIERYDEALATPDLEGDIESMALYAGQSVGGVDEVQSAAAVVRQLVAETCETISDLSAIASSVDR encoded by the coding sequence ATGGCACTCCGGACGCCGCTCTGTGACGCCCTCGAGATCGAGTACCCAATCGTCCAGGCGCCGATCGGCAGCGCGACGACCCCGGAACTCGCGGCGGCCGTTTCGAACGCCGGCGGGCTGGGCCAGCTCGCCGTCACGTGGCGGGACCTCGAGGAGACGCGCGAGGCGATCCGCGAGACCCGCGAGCGAACCGACCGGCCGTTCGCCGTCAACCTCGCGCTGGACGATGCGACGACGGTCGTCGACACCGATTCCCATCTCGAGGCCGTCCTCGAGGCAGGCGCACCGATCGTCTCGTTTTCCTTCGGCGATGCGGCCCCGTACGTCGACCGCATCCACGATACCGGTGGGACGGTGCTGCAGACCGTCGGCAGCGCGGACGCCGCACGCAAGGCCGTCGAGGCCGGCGTCGACGGCGTCGTTACGCAGGGCCTCGAGGCCGGCGGCCACGTCCAGAGCGAGATCGCGACGACGGCGCTCGTGCCGCGGGTCGCGGACGCGGTCGGTGACACGGTGCCGATCGTCGCGGCGGGCGGGATCGCCAACGGCCGCGGCGTCGCGGCGGCGCTCGCCCTCGGTGCGGACGGCGCGTGGCTCGGCACCCGCTTCGTCGCGTGCGAGGAGGCGAACGTGCACGAAACGTATCGGCGACGGCTCCGCGAGAGCGACGAGACCGACACCGCGTACACGACCCTGTATGACAAGGGGTGGCCGGGGATGCCCCACCGCGTGCTCGAGAACGAGACGCTCGAGCACTGGCGGGCGGCCGGGGAGCCGCCTGCGGGCGAGCGGCCCGGTGAGGACGATGTCGTCGCGCGGACACACGACGGTGACGGCAGCCCAATCGAACGCTACGACGAGGCGCTGGCGACGCCCGACCTCGAGGGCGATATCGAGTCGATGGCGCTGTACGCCGGCCAGAGCGTCGGCGGAGTCGACGAGGTGCAGTCTGCGGCTGCGGTCGTGAGGCAACTCGTCGCGGAGACGTGCGAGACGATCTCGGATCTCTCGGCGATCGCTAGTTCGGTGGATCGGTAG
- a CDS encoding beta-ketoacyl-ACP reductase, whose translation MSMDGRTCIITGSARGIGRGIAEYLGAEGANVVINYRSSEDAAQNAVDAIEDAGGSAVAAQADVTDREEVVHMREVCHEAFGPADVLVNNAGITADVQFTEMTREDWDRVMDVNLGGMFNCTQEFFDDIWNAHEGRLINISSVVGKQGNFGQANYAAAKSGMFGFTRTIALELAKGGSTANCVAPGFTRTDMLESVPDQVLERIVSGIPLERLAEVEDIAAVVRFLASEDSSYVTGEVIDVNGGMDL comes from the coding sequence ATGTCTATGGATGGGCGAACCTGCATCATCACCGGCTCGGCGCGCGGCATCGGTCGGGGGATCGCGGAGTACCTCGGCGCGGAGGGTGCGAACGTCGTCATCAACTACCGCTCCTCGGAAGACGCCGCCCAAAATGCGGTCGACGCGATCGAGGACGCCGGCGGGAGCGCCGTCGCGGCCCAGGCCGACGTCACCGACCGCGAGGAGGTCGTACACATGCGGGAGGTCTGCCACGAGGCGTTCGGCCCGGCCGACGTCCTGGTCAACAACGCCGGCATCACGGCCGACGTACAGTTCACCGAGATGACCCGGGAGGACTGGGACCGGGTGATGGACGTCAACCTCGGCGGGATGTTCAACTGCACCCAGGAGTTCTTCGACGACATCTGGAACGCCCACGAGGGGCGCCTGATCAACATCTCGAGCGTCGTCGGTAAACAGGGGAACTTCGGCCAGGCCAACTACGCCGCCGCAAAAAGCGGCATGTTCGGCTTCACTCGAACCATCGCCCTCGAACTCGCCAAGGGCGGCTCGACGGCCAACTGCGTCGCTCCAGGCTTCACCCGGACAGACATGCTCGAGTCGGTTCCCGATCAGGTCTTAGAGCGGATCGTCTCGGGGATCCCCCTCGAGCGGTTGGCCGAAGTCGAGGACATCGCGGCAGTGGTCCGGTTCCTCGCCAGCGAGGACTCCTCGTACGTCACCGGCGAAGTGATCGACGTCAACGGCGGGATGGACCTCTAG
- the phaC gene encoding class III poly(R)-hydroxyalkanoic acid synthase subunit PhaC produces the protein MNNPFATALNMQRQAWEATADLAEKSQVAPDRTETVENIEVGQTPSEVVYEENKLKLLHYESQTEEQHDVPILIVYALINKPYILDLQSDRSVVRTLLESGFDVYLIDWGEPSKLDRSLSLDDYVNRYIDNCVDVVRERSGQDAINILGYCMGGTKSAMYASLYPEKVKNLGLMAAGLCFAGEGGVLELWGGEEFYDPEAVTETFDNVPAEFLDVGFALMDPVANNVTKYVRFYDNMEDEDFVENFARMERWLDEGIDVAGEAYEEFIRDIYQDNKLYNNELYLGDERVDVSNIDMPVLQIVAEYDHLIPPGASKPFNEVIGSDDTETMEFATGHIGMSVSSRSHEELWPQVSEWFEERSNGTDVASEPETPEPETTDAALAEDVAGDESGAEDLTDGSGLETDAESSTQTELDAETSDLHGEDRSDAEIVERGEDDVQEEPAEPGEMNVDEEVVEEVTDEDVDAASAIESDTDDLTALDGIGQAYADTLAEAGIETFDELTDADVAELATETGISPSRIEDWIEQAESR, from the coding sequence ATGAACAATCCATTCGCGACCGCCCTGAACATGCAGCGACAGGCCTGGGAGGCGACCGCCGATCTGGCCGAGAAGAGTCAGGTCGCCCCTGACCGCACCGAAACCGTCGAGAACATCGAGGTCGGTCAGACGCCCAGTGAGGTCGTCTACGAGGAGAACAAGCTGAAACTCCTCCACTACGAGTCCCAGACGGAGGAGCAACACGACGTGCCGATCCTCATCGTCTACGCGCTGATCAACAAACCCTACATCCTCGACCTCCAGTCGGACCGCTCGGTGGTCCGGACCTTACTCGAGTCCGGCTTCGACGTCTATCTGATCGACTGGGGCGAGCCCTCGAAGTTGGACCGTTCGCTGTCGCTGGACGACTACGTCAACCGTTACATCGACAACTGCGTTGACGTCGTCCGCGAGCGCTCCGGTCAGGACGCGATCAACATCCTCGGCTACTGCATGGGCGGCACGAAGTCGGCCATGTACGCCTCGCTGTACCCCGAGAAGGTCAAGAACCTCGGGCTGATGGCCGCGGGCCTCTGTTTCGCCGGTGAGGGCGGCGTCCTCGAGCTCTGGGGCGGCGAGGAGTTCTATGATCCGGAAGCGGTCACCGAGACCTTCGACAACGTTCCCGCCGAGTTCTTGGACGTCGGCTTCGCGCTGATGGACCCCGTCGCGAACAACGTGACGAAGTACGTCCGGTTCTACGACAACATGGAGGACGAGGACTTCGTCGAGAACTTCGCCCGGATGGAGCGCTGGCTCGACGAGGGGATCGACGTCGCGGGCGAGGCCTACGAGGAGTTCATCCGCGACATCTACCAGGACAACAAGCTCTACAACAACGAGCTCTACCTGGGCGACGAGCGCGTCGACGTCTCCAACATCGATATGCCCGTCCTCCAGATCGTCGCCGAGTACGACCACCTCATCCCGCCGGGAGCCTCGAAACCGTTCAACGAGGTCATCGGCTCCGACGACACCGAGACCATGGAGTTCGCGACGGGCCACATCGGCATGTCCGTCTCCTCGCGCAGCCACGAGGAGCTCTGGCCGCAGGTCAGCGAGTGGTTCGAGGAGCGTTCAAACGGTACGGATGTCGCATCAGAACCCGAGACGCCCGAACCCGAGACCACAGACGCCGCGCTCGCGGAGGACGTCGCGGGCGACGAGTCCGGCGCCGAGGACCTCACGGACGGATCCGGACTCGAGACGGACGCCGAGAGCAGTACCCAGACCGAACTCGACGCCGAGACCAGCGACCTCCACGGCGAGGACCGATCGGACGCGGAGATCGTCGAACGCGGCGAGGACGACGTTCAGGAGGAACCCGCCGAACCGGGCGAGATGAACGTCGACGAGGAGGTCGTCGAGGAGGTCACCGACGAGGACGTCGACGCTGCGTCGGCGATCGAGTCCGACACCGACGATCTGACGGCCCTCGACGGCATCGGACAGGCCTACGCGGATACGCTGGCCGAGGCCGGCATCGAGACGTTCGACGAGTTGACCGACGCCGACGTCGCCGAACTGGCCACCGAGACGGGGATTTCGCCCAGTCGCATCGAAGACTGGATCGAGCAGGCCGAAAGCCGATAA
- a CDS encoding poly(R)-hydroxyalkanoic acid synthase subunit PhaE, producing the protein MSDSQPQSHEWNEVVEQWNEQFMNALEENMEAQAQFVESWSDAVGEATEENEISDGVEGYARAYETWMNASQQMVERMNDQLEGEDVDVEEFRDIWLNTANEAFKDVMSTTAFARMTGETVGDVLEMQQQAQKTSQETLRTLGFATEDDVVEIGDRLVELERRQHDVEQKLDRVLEHLEEQ; encoded by the coding sequence ATGTCAGATTCACAGCCCCAGTCACACGAGTGGAACGAGGTCGTCGAACAGTGGAACGAACAGTTCATGAACGCCTTGGAGGAGAACATGGAGGCCCAGGCCCAGTTCGTCGAGAGCTGGTCGGACGCCGTCGGCGAGGCGACCGAGGAGAACGAGATCTCCGACGGCGTCGAGGGCTACGCCCGGGCCTACGAGACCTGGATGAATGCCTCCCAGCAGATGGTCGAGCGGATGAACGACCAGCTCGAGGGCGAGGACGTCGACGTCGAGGAGTTCCGCGACATCTGGCTCAACACGGCCAACGAGGCGTTCAAGGACGTCATGTCGACGACCGCCTTCGCACGGATGACCGGCGAGACCGTCGGCGACGTCCTCGAGATGCAACAGCAGGCCCAGAAGACGTCCCAGGAGACTCTGCGGACGCTCGGCTTCGCGACCGAGGATGACGTCGTCGAAATCGGCGACCGGCTGGTCGAACTCGAGCGTCGCCAGCACGACGTCGAGCAGAAACTCGACCGCGTTCTCGAGCACCTAGAGGAGCAATGA
- a CDS encoding AbrB/MazE/SpoVT family DNA-binding domain-containing protein, which produces MTDDSDRSLWFPPAMFTEQMQEAGEQVAESQQEMLKKMMQASSSNPFDTGSSFGPMNMGTATFKARVQSGGRISIPGPEREALDIEEGDIVQTVVVPVKRNREDQS; this is translated from the coding sequence ATGACGGACGACTCCGATCGATCGCTCTGGTTCCCGCCTGCGATGTTCACCGAACAGATGCAGGAGGCGGGCGAGCAAGTTGCCGAATCCCAGCAGGAGATGTTGAAGAAGATGATGCAGGCCAGTAGCTCGAACCCGTTCGATACGGGCTCGAGCTTCGGGCCGATGAACATGGGTACGGCGACGTTCAAAGCCCGCGTCCAGAGCGGCGGTCGGATCAGCATTCCCGGTCCAGAACGGGAAGCCCTCGACATCGAAGAGGGAGATATCGTCCAGACCGTCGTCGTCCCCGTCAAACGAAACCGAGAGGATCAATCATGA
- a CDS encoding MaoC family dehydratase, with protein MSHENTAKRNLAAMTDAWSAMTQTLLQSATAANRAAISAMVPPTASNGSESETVPASIPSIDHSSLDWQFDRTVDDPDHISVGDTVTFEKVISDEDVRAFAHVSGDTNRLHLDEEFAAGTRFGERIVHGTLVSGLISAALARLPGLTIYLSQDLEFSGPVGIGDRVSARVEIVEELGNDQYRLETVIRNEDDDATVINGEAVVLIDDLPEE; from the coding sequence ATGTCCCACGAGAATACTGCGAAACGCAACCTCGCTGCCATGACCGATGCCTGGTCGGCGATGACCCAGACCCTCCTCCAGAGCGCGACCGCCGCGAACCGGGCGGCCATCTCGGCGATGGTGCCGCCAACCGCGTCGAACGGGTCAGAGAGCGAAACGGTTCCCGCGTCGATTCCGTCGATCGACCACTCCAGTCTCGACTGGCAGTTCGACCGAACCGTCGACGATCCGGACCACATCAGCGTCGGCGACACCGTGACCTTCGAGAAAGTAATCAGCGACGAGGACGTCCGCGCGTTCGCCCACGTCAGCGGCGACACGAACCGGCTTCACCTCGACGAGGAGTTCGCCGCTGGCACCCGCTTCGGCGAACGGATCGTCCACGGCACGCTCGTGTCCGGGCTCATCAGCGCCGCCCTGGCTCGGCTACCCGGGCTCACCATCTACCTCTCTCAGGACCTCGAGTTCAGCGGTCCCGTCGGGATCGGCGACCGCGTCTCCGCCCGCGTCGAAATCGTCGAGGAACTCGGGAACGATCAGTACCGCCTCGAGACGGTCATTCGCAACGAGGACGACGACGCGACCGTCATCAACGGCGAGGCGGTCGTGCTGATCGACGACCTCCCCGAGGAGTAG